The following coding sequences lie in one Primulina huaijiensis isolate GDHJ02 unplaced genomic scaffold, ASM1229523v2 scaffold201883, whole genome shotgun sequence genomic window:
- the LOC140966198 gene encoding histone-lysine N-methyltransferase family member SUVH9-like, translated as YDGLYRIVETWFDVGKSGFGIFKFKLVRIENQVEMGSNVIKFAYNLRIKPLDVRPKGYVTLDLSKNKESFPVFFFNDIDEDHDPLRFEYLTTTIFPSYVSTYGNKTGITGCKCVGACLNDCFCAMKNGGEFAYDMHGILVRGKPLIFECGPNCSCPPGCRNRVSQKGLKNRFEVFRSRETGWGVRSLDVIQAGSF; from the coding sequence GGTTTGTATAGAATTGTTGAGACTTGGTTCGATGTGGGGAAGTCGGGGTTTGGTATTTTTAAGTTTAAGCTAGTCAGGATTGAGAATCAGGTGGAAATGGGGAGTAATGTGATTAAGTTTGCATATAATTTGAGGATTAAGCCATTGGATGTGCGGCCTAAGGGTTATGTGACACTGGATTTATCGAAGAACAAGGAGAGTTTTCCTGTGTTTTTCTTTAATGATATTGATGAGGACCATGACCCTCTACGTTTTGAATATTTGACAACGACGATCTTCCCTTCATATGTATCTACTTATGGGAATAAGACTGGAATCACTGGATGTAAATGCGTTGGGGCATGTTTGAACGATTGCTTTTGTGCAATGAAAAATGGAGGTGAGTTTGCATATGATATGCATGGGATTCTGGTGAGGGGAAAGCCATTGATTTTTGAGTGTGGCCCAAATTGTAGCTGCCCCCCTGGTTGCCGGAATCGTGTGAGCCAAAAGGGTCTTAAGAATCGATTTGAAGTGTTTAGGTCGAGAGAGACTGGTTGGGGTGTTAGATCGTTGGACGTGATCCAAGCTGGCTCCTTT